A genomic stretch from Deltaproteobacteria bacterium includes:
- a CDS encoding AAA family ATPase — protein sequence MNNDFEDQVRATELPTTVNASTLLESEPPEPDQIMKDTFDKGDKVAFIASSKLKKTFFLLMFLLCLAAGRPFLSWHIQKPRRILHVQFEIQDHHYHRRVKRMAKAMGITATDLGDRFTILNARGLGIAGPEGIEKIGLIAANINPEIISFDPLYKVATGAENAAEDLKGILNCFDELAKKTGAAILYVHHDPKGNSGDRDVRDRGAGSNVLGRDYDAAITLTPHATELDAAVVETLLRNYRPQEPFTIQWIEDQDTGGYRFEERPDILPEKKTSKTRTQAPALSVYLPASLSILGDEEMEIAPFKEVFKKQTGLGDNRVRDFISWATSGGNPYLITREERGIGKHKKWVKTGRHSNDEE from the coding sequence ATGAATAACGATTTCGAAGATCAGGTAAGAGCAACAGAACTACCGACCACGGTTAATGCATCGACCCTGCTTGAATCGGAACCACCTGAGCCGGATCAGATTATGAAAGACACTTTTGACAAAGGAGATAAAGTAGCTTTTATCGCATCATCAAAACTGAAAAAGACGTTTTTCCTATTGATGTTTCTCCTTTGCCTGGCTGCCGGGCGACCGTTTCTATCATGGCACATACAGAAGCCACGGCGAATCCTTCATGTTCAATTTGAAATACAAGATCATCATTACCATCGGCGTGTTAAGCGCATGGCTAAGGCAATGGGGATCACGGCCACCGACCTGGGGGACAGATTCACTATCCTGAACGCAAGGGGGCTTGGTATAGCCGGGCCGGAAGGAATTGAAAAGATCGGATTAATCGCGGCAAATATAAACCCGGAAATCATATCTTTTGACCCTCTATATAAAGTAGCAACAGGCGCGGAAAATGCGGCAGAGGACTTGAAGGGAATCCTCAATTGTTTTGATGAACTGGCAAAAAAGACAGGCGCGGCGATCCTTTACGTTCACCATGATCCAAAAGGAAATTCTGGCGATAGAGATGTTAGAGACAGGGGCGCGGGTTCTAACGTTCTTGGAAGAGATTATGACGCAGCGATCACCCTGACGCCGCACGCTACAGAGTTGGACGCAGCAGTTGTCGAGACCCTTCTTAGGAATTACCGCCCACAAGAACCGTTCACTATTCAATGGATCGAAGATCAAGACACCGGCGGTTACCGTTTCGAGGAGCGACCGGACATCCTGCCGGAAAAGAAAACATCCAAAACGAGAACACAGGCACCAGCACTGTCTGTTTATCTTCCGGCGTCTCTCTCTATACTGGGAGATGAGGAAATGGAAATTGCACCTTTCAAGGAAGTATTCAAAAAGCAAACCGGATTAGGCGACAACAGAGTCAGAGACTTTATATCATGGGCGACATCCGGCGGGAATCCATATCTCATCACAAGGGAAGAGCGGGGAATAGGAAAACACAAAAAATGGGTAAAAACTGGAAGACATTCTAACGATGAAGAATAA
- a CDS encoding phBC6A51 family helix-turn-helix protein codes for MTKSDKKHELSERQKKAIPFLVQSSTVEEGCKVAKISRETYYQWLSDSLFKDELKRQRDQVIEDALNIMKANITKAVNALVGLLNTNNDNLKRYVANDVLGHVLKAKEIEDLDARITELERLIKEKKA; via the coding sequence ATGACGAAATCTGACAAAAAACATGAATTGTCTGAGAGGCAGAAAAAGGCAATCCCTTTTCTCGTTCAATCATCGACCGTGGAGGAAGGCTGCAAGGTGGCAAAAATATCCAGGGAGACTTACTATCAATGGCTCTCCGATTCCCTGTTTAAAGACGAACTGAAGCGGCAGCGGGACCAGGTTATTGAGGACGCACTGAATATCATGAAGGCCAACATAACGAAGGCCGTTAACGCTTTGGTGGGCCTTCTGAACACTAATAACGATAACCTCAAGCGTTATGTGGCGAATGATGTATTGGGGCATGTCCTGAAGGCAAAAGAGATTGAGGATCTCGACGCACGGATAACAGAACTTGAAAGACTGATCAAGGAGAAGAAAGCATGA